Proteins from a single region of Geothrix sp. PMB-07:
- the argC gene encoding N-acetyl-gamma-glutamyl-phosphate reductase, whose translation MKSVDVLILGASGYGGGELLRWLSNHPAINSIRGTARSHAGKPFHAQHPNLRGLIEGTFEAAPDWVALSQSEAPVVFSALPHGELGKLRPEFEAAWQAHGLIDRLTIIDLSADFRLDPTWVYGLVDWKPERMKGARRIANPGCFATALQLALLPLAEWKPAFVAVTAATGSSGSGAAPLDTAHHPTRANDFRAYKMLSHQHEAEVLRTLATAGWEAPLSFVPQSAPMVRGIFATLQFPLPAGIGEEALRAHFEAFYRDRFFVRMVEGSPRVAATTGSAFADLSVVARQGHGAVLVALDNLGKGMAAQAVQNLNLALGLPEWTGLKNAGGYPA comes from the coding sequence ATGAAATCTGTGGATGTCTTGATCCTGGGCGCTTCCGGCTACGGCGGCGGTGAACTGCTGCGGTGGCTCTCCAACCATCCGGCGATAAATTCCATTCGTGGCACGGCCCGCAGCCACGCGGGAAAGCCCTTTCATGCCCAGCACCCGAACTTGCGCGGGCTGATCGAAGGCACCTTCGAGGCAGCACCGGACTGGGTAGCCCTCAGTCAGAGTGAAGCCCCCGTGGTGTTTTCCGCACTGCCCCATGGCGAACTGGGCAAGCTGCGGCCCGAGTTCGAGGCCGCTTGGCAAGCGCATGGCTTGATCGACCGCCTCACCATCATCGATCTCTCTGCGGACTTCCGCCTGGATCCCACCTGGGTGTATGGCCTGGTGGACTGGAAGCCCGAGCGCATGAAGGGCGCCCGGCGCATCGCCAATCCGGGCTGCTTCGCCACGGCGCTGCAACTGGCGCTGCTGCCCCTGGCGGAATGGAAGCCCGCCTTCGTGGCCGTCACCGCGGCCACGGGATCTTCGGGCTCAGGTGCGGCGCCCTTGGACACCGCCCACCATCCCACCCGAGCCAATGATTTCCGAGCCTACAAGATGCTCAGCCACCAACACGAGGCCGAGGTGCTGCGCACCCTCGCCACGGCGGGCTGGGAGGCGCCGCTCAGTTTCGTGCCGCAGAGCGCGCCCATGGTGCGGGGCATCTTTGCCACACTCCAATTCCCGCTTCCTGCGGGAATTGGAGAAGAGGCTCTTCGAGCTCATTTTGAGGCCTTCTACCGCGACCGCTTCTTCGTGCGGATGGTCGAGGGGTCGCCCCGGGTGGCAGCCACCACGGGCAGCGCCTTCGCCGATCTCAGCGTGGTGGCCCGCCAGGGTCATGGGGCCGTGCTGGTGGCCCTGGACAACCTGGGCAAGGGCATGGCGGCCCAGGCGGTTCAGAACCTGAACCTGGCCCTGGGCCTGCCCGAATGGACCGGCCTGAAGAACGCGGGCGGCTACCCCGCGTAA
- a CDS encoding M20/M25/M40 family metallo-hydrolase yields MNPSLLTREALGQFAAESRAAFEAELKTLVEIPSISADPARQGDVRRCAEAARALFERHGGKAEILETSGNPLIHGWFGEDPSVSTITVYNHMDVQPANEPEWTAEPFTFVVDGDTYRGRGSTDDKGPAVTAFFGALAARRAGVPLNIHFLWELEEEIGSPSFEGGLTRHRERFNTDAIVVSDTVWITRGKPSTPAGLRGLKGFRLTLETADHDLHSGVVGGAARNPLAELIKVVATMMDGETGKVKIPGFYDDVVKPSKKELEEWANAGFSVETFKKDHMITGMRTEDPLKVMKRVWGRPTMEVHGVVGGYTGPGIKSAVPPRAEVKMSCRLVPDMDEHKTIQLIRSFVNENFPDVQFHEEHGLAPFKGHVTGPYAEAIKDAYKFAFNAPCSFTREGGSIGAVKTMEDVLGCEVFFLGLSLPSHGYHAPNENYDWEQASGGIAAFAHYFQTVSGFKS; encoded by the coding sequence ATGAATCCTTCCCTTCTCACCCGCGAGGCCCTGGGCCAGTTCGCCGCTGAGAGCCGCGCGGCTTTTGAGGCCGAGCTGAAAACCCTGGTGGAGATTCCCTCCATCAGTGCGGACCCGGCCCGGCAGGGCGATGTGCGGCGCTGCGCCGAGGCGGCGCGGGCCCTGTTTGAGCGGCATGGTGGCAAGGCCGAAATCCTGGAGACCAGCGGCAATCCCCTCATCCACGGCTGGTTCGGCGAAGACCCCAGCGTCTCCACCATCACCGTGTACAACCACATGGACGTGCAGCCCGCCAACGAGCCCGAGTGGACGGCAGAGCCTTTCACCTTCGTGGTGGATGGCGACACCTACCGCGGCCGCGGCAGCACGGACGACAAGGGCCCAGCCGTGACGGCCTTCTTCGGCGCCCTGGCCGCGCGCCGGGCGGGCGTGCCCCTCAACATCCACTTCCTGTGGGAACTGGAGGAGGAGATCGGCAGCCCCAGCTTCGAGGGCGGCCTCACCCGCCACCGCGAGCGCTTCAACACCGATGCCATCGTGGTGAGCGACACCGTGTGGATCACCCGCGGCAAGCCCAGCACGCCCGCGGGCCTGCGCGGCCTCAAGGGCTTCCGCCTCACGCTGGAGACCGCCGACCACGACCTGCACAGCGGCGTGGTGGGAGGCGCGGCGCGCAACCCTCTCGCCGAGCTCATCAAGGTCGTGGCCACCATGATGGATGGCGAAACCGGCAAGGTAAAGATTCCCGGCTTCTACGATGACGTGGTGAAGCCCTCCAAGAAGGAACTGGAAGAGTGGGCCAACGCGGGCTTCAGCGTGGAGACCTTCAAGAAGGACCACATGATCACCGGCATGCGCACCGAGGATCCGCTCAAGGTCATGAAGCGCGTGTGGGGTCGCCCCACCATGGAAGTGCATGGCGTCGTCGGCGGCTACACGGGCCCCGGCATCAAGAGCGCTGTGCCGCCCCGCGCCGAAGTGAAGATGAGCTGCCGCCTGGTGCCCGACATGGATGAACACAAGACCATTCAACTCATCCGCAGCTTCGTGAATGAGAACTTCCCCGATGTTCAGTTCCACGAGGAGCACGGCCTCGCGCCCTTCAAGGGCCACGTCACCGGCCCCTACGCCGAGGCCATCAAGGACGCCTACAAGTTCGCCTTCAACGCGCCCTGCTCTTTCACCCGCGAGGGCGGCAGCATTGGCGCCGTGAAGACCATGGAGGATGTCCTCGGCTGCGAAGTGTTCTTCCTGGGCCTCAGCCTGCCCAGCCACGGTTACCACGCCCCCAACGAGAACTACGACTGGGAGCAGGCCTCCGGCGGCATCGCCGCCTTCGCCCACTACTTCCAGACCGTGAGTGGCTTCAAGAGCTGA